Genomic window (Streptomyces yatensis):
TACGCCGTGTGCGACGGCGGCGACACCGCGGCCCTCGTAGTAGTGCGTACGGCCAAGGAAGACCAGCGCCCGCTTGTCGTTGATCCGGTACGAGCGGATCCGGCCCGCGTGGCCCTCGACGGCGGGCGGCGGGAAGCCGGGCAGCTCGGTGACGGGGAACTCGTGCTCGGGCGCGCCGAGGGCGTCGGTGGCGGGGACCCAGCCGGAGCCCAGGACCAGCGCGACGTCGTGGGTCTCCGCACCGGTCAGCTCGCGCAGGCGGGTGGCGGCGTCGTCGGCGGCGGCGTGGGGGTCGCCCTGGATGTCGTCCCAAGAAACTGATGCGTTCACGCGCACGAGGGTAGCCGGTAACTGCCTACGCGCGTAGACGGAGTCCGTGGAGGTATTCGGATCGTTGCATAATCCCTGGACCGGCCGGACCCCTGGACCCCGGCCGCCGGAGACGCGAACCCCCCAGGCTCCCGGGCCGCCCGGAAACACAGCTCACCCGGAAACACAGACAGACCGGAAACACAGACAGACCGGAAACACCGGAAACACCGGACTCAGCAAGGACGCTTCCGCAGCTCCATCACATAGTCGTGCGGCGCCCCCGCGGATTCCGCCGCGTCGGCGATTTCGCCCAGGTAGCGGGCCGAAGGCAGGCCGCCCTCGTAGCCGTTGAGGACGTAGAGCCAGGCGGGTTCGTCGCCGTCCAGGGTGTGGACGCGGATCCGCATCCGGCGGTAGATGTCGAGGCCGACACCCTCCCAGCGGTCCATGGAGTCCTCGTCCATGGGCGCGATGTCGTAGAGGGCGACGAAGACCTGGGAGCGCGGGGCCTCCACGATGGTGGCGAGGGCGCCTTCCCAGCCCATCTGCTCTCCGCCGAAGGTGAGACGCCAGCCGTTCAGCCAGCCCGTTCCGCGCAGCGGGGAGTGCGGTGCGCGGCGGGACATCAGCCGCGCGTCGAGGTTGCCGGCGTACGCGGCGTAGAGCGACATGGGTCTGAGGGTACGGGAGTGGGGCGGAACGGCCCTCGGGGTGGGAGGTTCGTACGTCAGTCGCCCCTGCGAAACCCCCCGGGCTGAAGCCGGTCGCACCGGTGCGGGACAATGGAGCATGTGACTCGGATCGTGATCATTGGTGGCGGACCCGGCGGCTATGAGGCGGCGCTGGTCGCCGCGCAGCTCGGCTCGGAGGTGACCGTCGTCGATTGCGACGGTCTGGGCGGCGCGTCGGTGCTCACCGACTGCGTGCCGTCGAAGACGTTGATTGCCACGGCCGAGGTGATGACGACCTTCGATTCCTCCTACGAGGAGCTGGGGATCATCGTCGCCGACGACACCCCGCCGATGGAGCAGGCGGCCCGGGTGGTCGGGGTGGATCTCGGCAAGGTCAACCGCCGGGTGAAGCGGCTCGCGCTCGCCCAGTCGCACGACATCACGGCGTCGGTCACCCGGGCCGGCGGCCGGGTCATGCGTGGGCATGGGCGGGTGGAGCCGCAGCAGTCGCTGGACGGCTCGCGGCGGGTGATCGTACGGGCGGTGGACGGCACCGAGCAGACGCTGGTGGCGGACGCGGTGCTGGTGGCGACCGGTGCCCATCCGAGGGAGATCCCGGACGCGAAGCCGGACGGCGAGCGGATCCTGAACTGGACGCAGGTGTACGACCTGGACGAGCTCCCCAAGGAGCTGATCGTGGTCGGCTCCGGTGTCACGGGTGCGGAGTTCGCGGGTGCGTATCAGGCGCTGGGGTCGAAGGTCACGCTGGTCTCCAGCCGGGACCGGGTGCTGCCGGGTGAGGACCCGGACGCGGCGGCGGTGCTGGAGGACGTCTTCCGGCGCCGGGGGATGAACGTGATGTCCCGCTCGCGGGCACAGGCCGCCAAGCGGGTCGGGGACCGGGTGGAGGTCACGCTCTCGGACGGGCGGGTCATCTCCGGTACCCACTGTCTGATGGCGGTCGGCTCGATCCCGAACACGGCGGACATGGGTCTGGAGGAGGCCGGGGTCAAGCTGGCCGAGTCGGGGCACATCCTGACCGACAAGGTGTCCCGGACCAGCGCGCCGGGCATCTACGCGGCCGGTGACTGCACCGGGGTGCTGGCGCTGGCGTCGGTGGCGGCGATGCAGGGCCGGATCGCGATGTACCACTTCCTGGGGGACGCGGTGGCGCCGCTGAACCTGAAGACGGTTTCCGCGAACGTGTTCACCGACCCGGAGATCGCCACGGTCGGCTACTCGCAGGCGGACGTGGACGGCGGGAAGATCGACGCCCGGGTGGTGAAGCTGCCGCTGCTGCGCAATCCGCGGGCGAAGATGCAGGGCATCCGGGACGGCTTCGTCAAGATCTTCTGCCGTCCGGGCACCGGCATCGTGGTCGGCGGTGTGGTGGTCGCGCCGCGGGCGAGCGAGCTGATCCACCCGATGTCGCTGGCGGTCGACAACAACCTGACGGTGGAGCAGATCGCCAAGGCGTTCACGGTCTACCCCTCGCTGTCCGGTTCGGTCGCCGAGGTGGCGCGGCAGTTGCACACCCGGAAGACTCAGGAAGAGTCATAGATCCGGTCCTTATAGCACTTCGCGCCTTCAGAGATGTCCAACTTCTGCTAATTGGTGCAAGCTGCTGAAAACAGACGGTCGTTGGCGTTACTGTCAGTTTCGTGTTCGCTGCAGAACGTCGCCAATTGATCCTTGAAATGGTGCGCGCGAACGGAGCGGTGTCGCTCCGGGAGCTCGCCCGCGTCGTCCAGACCTCCGAAGTGACCGTACGGCGTGATGTGCGGGCGCTGGAGGCAGAAGGACTGCTCGACCGCCGGCACGGCGGTGCGGTGCTGCCGGGCGGATTCACCAGGGAGTCCGGCTTCCCGCAGAAATCCCATCTAGCGACCGCGGAGAAGACGGCCATCGCCGATCTCGCGGCCGGTCTCGTCGACGAGGGCGAGGCCGTGGTCGTCGGCGCCGGAACCACCACGCAGGAGCTGGCCCGCCGGCTCGCGCGGGTTCCGGGGCTGACCGTGGTCACCAATTCCCTGCTGGTCGCACAGGCGTTGGCGCATGCCAACCGGGTCGAGGTCGTGATGACCGGCGGCACCCTGCGCGGCTCCAACTACGCCCTGGTCGGCAGCGGCGCCGAGCAGTCCCTCCAGGGGCTGCGGGTCTCGCGCGCCTTCCTGTCCGGCAGCGGGCTGACCGCCGAGCGCGGCCTGTCCACCTCCAACATGCTTTCGGCCAGCGTCGACCGGGCGCTGGTCCAGGCGGCGGCGGAGGTGGTCGTGCTCGCCGACCATACGAAGCTGGGCACCGACACCATGTTCCAGACGGTGCCCACCGATGTGATCACGCGGCTGGTGACCGATGAGCCACCCGCCCATGACGACCGTGCCCTGACCGAGCTCCAGGCCCTCGCGGACCAGGGGGTTCAGATCGCCGTGGCCGGGCCGGGCGCGGGGTCCGGCCCGGTCGGGGGCGGTGAGGGCGGCGGTTCGGCGGGCCGGCAGTCGGGGCGGCTGGGCGCGTCCCAGGGCCGTGGCGGCGGCGAGGAGGGCCTGCCGCTGCCGGGGCCGCGCCGTAACCACCCCCATCCGCCGGGCGGCCCCGGCTCCGCGCAGTTGCGCAGCGCGGTGCCGCTGGCGGAGCAGCCGGGGCGGGTGGCGGATCTGGCGCCGCGCCGTCGCTAGGGGTGTCCGACGGACAGTGAGGCCTGCGGCGGGCTGTTCCCCTCCGCGTCCCTTCCCGCGACGGGGGCTTCGCCCCGGACCCCGGGGTCCGGGGCGAAGCCCCCGTCGCGCGGCGGAGTCGCGGATCGGCGCCGCGGGAAGGGGCGGGGAGGGGAAAGCGTCGATATGCGGCTCCGCCGCGTGGTCCGCCGGGCCCCTGGAGTGGGTGGTCGCCGACGGACGTCCGTGGGCCCGGAGACTCTGGTGCCCGTGGGTCGTGGGGCCCCGCGGGCGGCGGGCCCAGAGCCCCCGGTGTCAGCGGGCCTTGAGACCGGTGAAGGCCAGCGCCAGCAGCCGGTCGGCCAACTCCGGGTCGTCCGGCGACTGCTCCACGGCCAGCGCGATCGCGTTGGTGAGCTGCATCAGATCGGCGATGACCACATCGGACCGTACGGCACCGCTCTGCTGCGCGCGGGCGAGCAGTTCGCTGCCCGCTTCGCGCAGCGGCAGACCGCAGCCGCGGGACAGCGCCGAGGTCTCGTCCCCCGAGCACGCCATCAGGGCCCGGGAGAGCCCTCGGTAGGTGCTGGCGTGGTCGACGATGGCGCGCAGCCAGTCGATCAGCGCCTGGCACGGCCGCGGCTCTTTGGCCAGCTCCCGCGACCGCTCCAGCAGGGCGCATATCTCGACCTGGAAGACCGCGCCCATCAGCGCGGTGCGGTTGGGGAAGTGGCGGTAGAGCGTGCCGATGCCGACACCCGCGCGTCGTGCGATGTCCTCCAGCGAGGCATCGGTACCGTGCCGGGTGAAGGCCGTGCGCGCCTCGGTCAGCAGCCGCTCGTAGTTGCGGCGCGCGTCGGCGCGCATGGGGCGCGGTGGCATCTGCGCCGTGGCTGTCTCGATCGCCATCGCGGTCCTCCCTGCCGTGGCTGCCCGTGAGTCAAGCATGCCATTTCGTGACCGGAGGCACGCCCTGGCCAGGCAACGCGGGTACCGCGAACGGCATCAAACGGGGTGACGGCATCGTGCGTTGCGGTGCGCCGAAGTGGAAGAACGATGGGACTGACCAGTCGCTCACTCGAGTATGTGATGATCGCCCTCGCCGTGGGGTGCGCGGGGCTGACGCTCTGGCTGTGGCCGCGCTTCGCGGGCCGGGGCGTACGGGCCTGGCTGGGCCGGCTGGCCGCCCTCGCCGTGACGCAATGCGCGATCGTGGCCGCGCTGGCCCTCGCGGTGAACACCACCTTCCAGTTCTACGGGTCCTGGGACGAACTGCTGGGCGAGGACGAGGCGGCTCCGGCGGCCCTGTCCCATGTGCAGGGCGGCGCCGCGGGACCGGTCGGGACGTCGGGCGGGCTGGTGCGGCCCGCCCCGCCGCAGGGGCTGGACACGGTGCACGGACTGCCGAGCGGGCCCCCCGACAAGGCGGGCAAGGTCGAGTCGGTGCGGATCCTGGGCCGCCGCAGCCAGGTGGCCAACCCGGCGTACGTGTATCTGCCGCCGCAGTACTACCAGCGCCAGTACGCCCGGCAGCGCTTCCCGGTGATCGTGGCGATCAGCGGCTATCCGGGCGGATCCTTCCTGCTCGCCCAGCATCTGCGGCTGCCCCAGACCGCGGGCGGGCTGATCCGCACCGGGGCGGTGCAGCCGGCGGTCATCGTGATGGTGCGGCCCACCATCGCCCCGCCCCGCGACACCGAATGCGTGGACGTCCCCGGCGGCCCGCAGGCCGAGACCTACTTCGCCCAGGACCTGCCCGAGGCGCTGCGGGGGCACTACCGGATCGGCCATGACCCCAGCGCCTGGGGCGTGCTGGGCTACTCCTCGGGCGGCACCTGCGCCCTTGAGCTGACCCTGCGTCATCCCCGCGTCTACAGCGCGGCCGCGGCCCTGTCGCCCGACTACCGCGTGGTCAACGACCCCACCACCGGCGACCTCTTCGGCCCGGGTCCGGAGGGCGAGCGCGGCAAGCGGGAGCACGATCTGCTGTGGCGGCTGCGCCGGCTGCCCCAGCCGCAGGTGTCGGTGCTGGTCTCCTCCAGCCGCCGGGGCGAGCCCAACTACGCGGCCACCCGCGACTTCCTGGCCGCGGTCCGGCCGCCGATGAGCGCGCAGTCGATCATCCTGGACCGGGGCAGCCACAACTTCCGTACCTGGCGCCGCGAGCTGCCCACGGCCCTGCGGTGGATGAACGGCCAGCTGACCTTCCCCCAGGACGTGGTGCACGGCCGCTGAGCGGACCGGGCACGACGACGGCGGGCCCCGGCCGGAGGATTCCGGTCGGGGCCCGCCGTCATGTGCGGGGGGCGGGTCAGTCCTTGATTCCCGCCTCAGTCCCTGATCCCTGCGTCAGTCCTTGATCTCGCAGATGACCGCGCCCGAGGTGATGGACGCGCCGACCTCGGCGGTCAGGCCCTTGACGGTGCCCGCGCGGTGGGCGTTGAGGGGCTGTTCCATCTTCATGGCCTCCAGGACGACGATGAGGTCGCCCTCGGCCACGGTGTCGCCCTCGCCCACGGCGACCTTGACGATGGTGCCCTGCATCGGGGAGGCCAGGGCGTCGCCGGAGGCGGCGGAGCCGGACTTCTTGACCGCCTTGCGCTTCGGCTTCTTCGAGCCGCCCGCCGGGGCGGTGGCCACGCCCAGGGAGGCGGGCAGCGAGACCTCCAGCCGCTTGCCGCCGACCTCGACCACGACGGTCTCCCGGGCGGTGGGCTCCTCGTCCTCGTCGGGGCTGACGGGGGCGAAGGGGGCGATGGTGTTGTTGAACTCGGTCTCGATCCAGCGGGTGTGGATCGTGAACGGCTCGCTGGTGAACGCCGGGTCCACCACCACCGCCTGGTGGAACGGGATCGCGGTGGCCATGCCCTCGACCTGGAACTCCGCCAGGGCACGGGCGGCGCGCTGGAGGGCCTGGGTGCGGGTGGCGCCGGTGACGATCAGCTTGGCCAGCAGCGAGTCCCACGCCGGGCCGATGACGCTGCCCGACTCCACGCCCGCGTCCAGCCGCACACCGGGCCCGGCGGGCGGGACGAAGGAGGTCACGGTGCCCGGGGCGGGCAGGAAGTTACGGCCCGGGTCCTCACCATTGATCCGGAACTCGAAGGAGTGCCCCCGCATCGGCGGGTCGTCGTACCCCAGCTTCTCCCCGTCCGCGATGCGGAACATCTCCCGGACCAGGTCGATGCCGGTGACCTCCTCGGTGACCGGGTGCTCCACCTGCAGCCGGGTGTTGACCTCCAGGAACGAGATCGTGCCGTCGTTGCCCACGAGGAACTCGACGGTACCGGCGCCCACATAGCCGGCTTCCTTGAGGATGGCCTTGGAGGCGGCGTAGAGCTGGTCGTTCTGCTCCGGGGTCAGGAACGGGGCCGGGGCCTCTTCGACGAGCTTTTGGTGGCGGCGCTGGAGGGAGCAGTCACGGGTGGAGACGACCACGACGTTGCCGTGGGTGTCGGCCAGGCACTGGGTCTCCACGTGGCGGGGCTTGTCGAGGTAGCGCTCGACGAAGCACTCCCCGCGGCCGAACGCCGCCACGGCCTCGCGGACCGCGGAGTCGTAGAGCTCGGGGACTTCTTCCATGGTGCGGGCGACCTTCAGGCCGCGGCCGCCGCCGCCGAAGGCGGCCTTGATGGCGATCGGCAGGCCGTGCTCTTCGGCGAAGGCCACGACCTCCTCCGCGCCGGAGACCGGGTCGGGGGTGCCGGCGACCAGGGGGGCGCCGGCGCGCTGGGCGATGTGGCGGGCGGCGACCTTGTCGCCCAGGTCGCGGATGGCGTGCGGCGGGGGGCCGATCCAGGTCAGGCCCGCGTCGAGGACGGCCTGGGCGAATTCGGCGTTCTCGGAGAGGAATCCGTAGCCGGGGTGGACGGCGTCGGCGCCGGATTCGGCGGCCGCGGCCAGGACCTTGGCCTGGTCGAGATAGCTGGCCGCCGGGGTGTCACCGCCCAGCGCATAGGCTTCATCGGCCGCGCGCACATGCACAGCGTCCCGGTCCGGATCGGCGTAGACGGCTACGCTCGCGATCCCGGCATCCCGGCAGGCACGGGCAACACGGACAGCGATCTCGCCACGGTTGGCGATGAGCACCTTGCGCACGATGGCTCCCTCCTTGAAACAAGCCGAGTTTAGGTACAGGCGACACCTCGCGCCGAGAAGATCCCGGGCGTGAGCTTGACCACACGGAGCGTGAACCTCGCGTTGGGCGAGCGACCAGATCCCCCGTCGCTCCACCGTACGCCCGGTTTTCGGGGCTGGTGCGCCGTCCACGGTGTGGGCAAGGTCTCTGGCCCGCCGTGCTGCGGCGCTTCGCGTTTCTTTGTGGAAACCCTACGAATGCCGGGCGGAAACTTTGCCATGGCGTTCAGCTCGTCCGCACCTCTTGTGGCGGCGCTTACCCGTTAGTAGCGTGCTTCGGCACTGACGGAGTGGAGGGGGAAGACGGTGGCGCGCAGACCAGTGGCCGCGATAGCGGCTGTGACGCTCATGTTCGAAGCGGTCGGTATAGCGCTGCTGAACTGGATCCTCGGCCTGGTCGTGGACCGTCAGCAGATGTCCATGGGCGGCCTGGACACCGATGCGATGTCCATCGGCACCTGGGTCGGGGGCGGCCTCTTCGGCCTCTATCTGCTGGTGTGCGGGGTGGTGCTGCTGCGCACCGCCGTGCGCGACCGGGCCCCCGGCCGCCTCGCCCGCATCCTGCTGGTCACCTGTGCGGTGGTGCACGGGCTGGTGGGCGCGTTCGCGGTGGGGCTGGTGGGCTGGCCGGCGTTCGCGTTCCTGATGGTGGTGCTGGGGCTGATCGTGCTGAGCTTGTTGGGTTACGAGGCGGAGCCGCCCGCCGAGCCCGCCGCGGAGGCCGCGGGCGGCGGTCAGGACGCCCCCAGCCCGGCCTGATTCAGGGGAAATCCCTAGCCGGGTCCCGGGCTTGTTCGGGGGAAATCCCTAGCCCCCGCCAGGCCCGACTCAGGGGAATCCCTAGTCGCTCCCGATGCCGGGGGACTCTCAGTCCCAGAGGGCCGTGATCCCCACGCCCAACTCGGCCAGCAGTCGGCGGAACAGCGGCAGGGAGAGCCCGATCACGTTTCCGGCGTCGCCCTCGATGCCGTCGATGAACGGCGCCGAGCGGCCGTCGAGCGTGAACGCCCCCGCCACATGCAGCGGTTCGCCGCTGGCGACGTAGGCCGCGATCTCCTCGTCCGTCGGCTCGCCGAAGCGGACGGTGGTGGACGCGGTGGCCGAGGTGCGGCGGCCGCTCGCCGTGTCGATCACGCAGTGTCCGGTGCGCAGCACTCCGGCCCGGCCGCGCATCGACTTCCAGCGGGCGGTGGCCTCTTCGGCGTCCGCCGGTTTGCCGAGCGCCTGACCGTCGAGCTCCAGCACCGAGTCGCAGCCGATGACGAGGGAGTCGGCCGCCTCCGGAAGCCCGGCCACGGCGGTGGCCTTCGCCTCGGCCAGCGCCCGGGCCAGCTCGGCGGGTGTCCCGGCGCTCAGCGCGTCCTCGTCCACCCCGCTGACGATCACCTCCGGCGCCATTCCGGCCTGCCGCAGCAGTCCGAGCCGGGCGGGCGAGGCGGACGCGAGGATGAGGGTGCGCTGCGCAGTCATGCGCACCAGGGTAAGCCGCCCCCGGGACGGCCCGGCCGGGGGCCGGAACCGGGCCATGGCACCGGCCCTCGGTGAGGTAGGGCCGGACGAGATCGGATCGAGCCGGATCGGGCCGGGGTGCGGATCGGGGCCGCGTTCACGGCCACAGGCCGAGGAGGCACATCGCGAGCAGCACGGAGACGGTCAGCACCGTGCGGGCGCGGCGGAGCATGGCCTCGGCGCGCCGCAGCTCCTCGGGCGGCTCGTCGGGCGGCTCGGACCACAGCATGGGACCGATCCTGAGGCCGCGGACGGCGGGGCGCCTGAGTACGCGTACTCAGGCGCCCCGGCGCGAAGGTGCCATTCCGGCCTTCCGGTCCTGCCGCGCGGCTCTCAGGCGGGCCAGTAGGTGGTACGCCAGGCCTTGGGGCCGGGGTGCGGCACCCGGTGGCTGGGGACGGTGCGGGCCGGGTCGGACCACTCCTCCGGATCGTCCTCGCTCTGCGCAGCGGCCGTGACGGCCGCCGCGCGTGCTTGCACCACCGCCAGTGCGGCGGCCAACTCCTCGGGGGTCGGGTTGCCCCGGACAATTCGGATCATGGAATTAGCCCTTCGCTCGAGGGGGCTAGAGGGGGATGTTGCCGTGCTTCTTCGGGGGCAGCGACTCGCGCTTGTTCCGCAGGGTCCTCAGTCCGCGGACGATGTGGCGGCGGGTCTCGGACGGCATGATCACAGCATCCACATACCCCCGCTCGGCCGCGATATACGGATTCAGCAGGGTGTCCTCGTAGTCCGCGATCAGCTCCGTGCGGGTGGTCTCCGGGTCGTCGGAGGCGGCGATGGTGCGCCGGTGGAGGATGTTGACCGCGCCCTGGGCGCCCATGACCGCGATCTGCGCGGTGGGCCAGGCCAGGTTGAGGTCGGCACCCAGGTGCTTGGAGCCCATGACGTCGTAGGCGCCGCCGAACGCCTTGCGGGTGATGACCGTGATCAGCGGGACGGTGGCCTCCGCGTAGGCGAAGATCAGCTTGGCGCCGCGCCGGATGATGCCGTTGTACTCCTGGTCGGTGCCGGGCAGGAAGCCGGGCACGTCCACGAAGGTCAGCACGGGCACGTTGAACGCGTCGCAGGTGCGCACGAAGCGTGCGGCCTTCTCGGAGGCGTCGATGTCCAGACAGCCGGCGAGCTGCATCGGCTGGTTGGCCACGATGCCCACCGGATGGCCCTCGACCCGGCCGAAGCCGGTGATGATGTTGGGCGCGAAGAGCGCCTGGGTCTCCAGGAACTCGTTGTCGTCCAGGACGTGCTCGATGGCCTTGTGCACGTCGTACGGCTGGTTCGCCGAGTCCGGGATGAGCGTGTCCATCTCCCGGTCCTCCTCCGAGACCTCCAGATCGGCCTCGTCGGCGAAGGCCGGGGGCTCGGAGAGGTTGTTGGAGGGGAGGTAGGACAGCAGGGTCTTGACGTACTCGATGCCGTCCTTCTCGTCCCCGGCCATGTAGTGCGCGACACCGGAGGTGGTGTTGTGCGTCCGGGCGCCGCCCAGCGCCTCGAAGCCGACGTCCTCACCGGTGACCGTCTTGATCACATCGGGGCCGGTGATGAACATGTGCGAGGTCTGGTCGACCATCACCGTGAAGTCGGTGATCGCCGGGGAGTAGACCGCCCCGCCCGCGCACGGGCCCACGACCAGGCTGATCTGCGGGATCACTCCGGAGGCATGGGTGTTGCGGCGGAAGATCTCGCCGTACATGCCGAGGGAGACCACGCCCTCCTGGATGCGGGCGCCGCCGGAGTCGTTGATGCCGACGACCGGGCAGCCGGTCTTCAGCGCGAAGTCCATGACCTTGATGATCTTCTCGCCGAACACCTCCCCGAGCGCCCCGCCGAAGACCGTGAAGTCCTGGGAGAAGACGGCCACCGGGCGGCCGTCGACCGTGCCGTAGCCGGTGACGACCCCGTCGCCGTAGGGCCGGTTCTGCTCGATGCCGAAGTTGGTCGAACGGTGCCGGGCGAACTCGTCGAGCTCGGTGAAGGACCCCTCGTCCAGGAGGAGGTCGATGCGCTCACGCGCGGTCAGCTTGCCCTTGGCGTGCTGCTTCTCCACCGCGCGCGCGGACCCCGCATGGGTCGCCTCTTCGATGCGGCGCTGCAGATCCGCGAGCTTCCCCGCGGTGGTGTGACGGTCTGGAATCTCGGGGGCGATCTCCGGCTCGGACATCGGGATGCGGCTCCTGCTCGTCCTGGGGGTGGATACGGCGGACTTCTCGATACGGCGGACTACTTCAGGGTCGGGGGGAATCGGCGGAAACGGGGTACGGGGTCGGAATCGTGATCAGTGGGGGCCTACGGACGTTCGGTGGTTACGGACCGTTCGGCAGCTGTTGCGCCGGCTGGGCTACCGGCACGTAGCGTATCGGCGGCACCGCTTGGTGGCACTGCGTCGTTGGCCACACCTCCTGACCCTAGGCTGGCCCTCATGACGCCTTCTGACACCTCAGGGAGCCCAGGTGACGGGCCCGGTCGCTGGTCCGACCTCGAGCGGCCCCCCTTGAACGCCACCGCGCTGCGCCGGGGGCTGGTGCGTCCCGGCGGGCTGTGGACCGAGTTCGAGGTGGTGCAGGCGACCGGCTCGACCAATACCGATCTGGTCACCCGGGCCCGGGCCGGAGCCCCCGAGGGCGCGGTGCTCGTCGCCGAGGAGCAGACCGCGGGGCGCGGCCGGCTCGACCGCGCCTGGACGGCCCCGGCCAGGTCCGGGCTCTTCTTCTCCATCCTGCTACGGCCCGCCGACGCCGGCGTGCCCACGGAGCGCTGGGGCTGGCTGCCGCTGCTGGCCGGGGTCGCGAGCGCCGGGGCGCTCAGCCGCACGGCGGGCGTGGACACCGCGCTGAAGTGGCCGAACGATCTGCTGGTGACGGTCGCGGGCGAGGAGCGGAAATTCGGCGGGATCCTCGCCGAGCGGGCCGGGGACGCGGTGGTCATCGGCATGGGGCTGAACGTTTCGCTGCGCGCCGATGAGCTTCCGGTGCCCACCGCCGGGTCGCTGGCCCTGGCCGACGCGATCTCCACCGACCGCGATCCACTGCTGCGGGCCGTGCTGCGCTCGATCGCGGAGTGGTACGGGGAGTGGTGCCGCTTCGAGGGCGACCCCGGGGCCAGCGGCCTCCAGGAGAGCTACGCGGCGGGCTGTGCGACCCTCGGGCGGCAGGTGCGCGCCGAGCTGCCGGGCGGCCGGGAGCGGGTCGGCGAGGCGGTCGCGGTCGACGGCGACGGGCGGCTGGTGCTGGCCACCGAGGGCGGGGTTCAGGAGCCGGTCTCCGCCGGGGACATCGTGCATCTACGCTCCGTACCGAGGGAGGAATGAACCCCTGCCGTGGAGAGTGAGCTACGGCACACCTGACGTATCGTGGTCGCGGTCGGTCCAGCTCGGGGCGGCTGTGGGCGATTCGGAACCCCAACCGGGAAGAGGGAACGGAAGGGCAGTGCGCAGGGATCTGACAGGGGGCGGGCGGTGACCGCCGACGACGCGGGTTCCGGCACGGCCGAGGAGCGCGAGGCGTGGGACGCCGCCGCGCCGGACGGGGCCGTACGGGACACCGGGGCGCGGGAGAGCGCCGCCGCGGAGGCTCCCGAGGAGGCCCCCGACGAGGCCCTCGACGAGGAGGACCAGCCGGATCCCATCGCGCTCCGGCTGGAGCAGCTGATCCTCGGTGCCGAGCGGCGCTACACCCCCTTCCAGGCCGCTCGCAGCGCGGGCGTCTCGGTCGAGCTGGCCACCCGTTTCTGGCGGGCCATGGGCTTCGCCGACATCGGCCAGGCCAAGGCGCTGACCGAGGCCGATGTGCTGGCGCTGCGCCGGCTGTCCGGCCTGGTGGAGGCCGGGCTGCTGAGCGAGCCGATGGCCATCCAGGTGGCGCGGTCCACCGGCCAGACCAGTGCCCGGCTCGCCGACTGGCAGATCGACTCGTTCCTGGAGGGGCTCACCGACCCCCAGGAGACCGGGATGACCCGGACCGAGATCGCGTATCCGCTGGTCGAGCTGTTGCTGCCGGAGCTGGAGGAGTTCCTGGTCTACGTCTACCGGCGCCAGCTCGCGGCCGCGACCGGCCGGGTGGTGCAGGCGGCGGACGACGCGGAGATGGTGGA
Coding sequences:
- a CDS encoding Maf family protein, which codes for MTAQRTLILASASPARLGLLRQAGMAPEVIVSGVDEDALSAGTPAELARALAEAKATAVAGLPEAADSLVIGCDSVLELDGQALGKPADAEEATARWKSMRGRAGVLRTGHCVIDTASGRRTSATASTTVRFGEPTDEEIAAYVASGEPLHVAGAFTLDGRSAPFIDGIEGDAGNVIGLSLPLFRRLLAELGVGITALWD
- a CDS encoding gamma-glutamylcyclotransferase; amino-acid sequence: MSLYAAYAGNLDARLMSRRAPHSPLRGTGWLNGWRLTFGGEQMGWEGALATIVEAPRSQVFVALYDIAPMDEDSMDRWEGVGLDIYRRMRIRVHTLDGDEPAWLYVLNGYEGGLPSARYLGEIADAAESAGAPHDYVMELRKRPC
- a CDS encoding DeoR/GlpR family DNA-binding transcription regulator, producing the protein MVRANGAVSLRELARVVQTSEVTVRRDVRALEAEGLLDRRHGGAVLPGGFTRESGFPQKSHLATAEKTAIADLAAGLVDEGEAVVVGAGTTTQELARRLARVPGLTVVTNSLLVAQALAHANRVEVVMTGGTLRGSNYALVGSGAEQSLQGLRVSRAFLSGSGLTAERGLSTSNMLSASVDRALVQAAAEVVVLADHTKLGTDTMFQTVPTDVITRLVTDEPPAHDDRALTELQALADQGVQIAVAGPGAGSGPVGGGEGGGSAGRQSGRLGASQGRGGGEEGLPLPGPRRNHPHPPGGPGSAQLRSAVPLAEQPGRVADLAPRRR
- a CDS encoding NAD(P)H-quinone dehydrogenase; translated protein: MEHVTRIVIIGGGPGGYEAALVAAQLGSEVTVVDCDGLGGASVLTDCVPSKTLIATAEVMTTFDSSYEELGIIVADDTPPMEQAARVVGVDLGKVNRRVKRLALAQSHDITASVTRAGGRVMRGHGRVEPQQSLDGSRRVIVRAVDGTEQTLVADAVLVATGAHPREIPDAKPDGERILNWTQVYDLDELPKELIVVGSGVTGAEFAGAYQALGSKVTLVSSRDRVLPGEDPDAAAVLEDVFRRRGMNVMSRSRAQAAKRVGDRVEVTLSDGRVISGTHCLMAVGSIPNTADMGLEEAGVKLAESGHILTDKVSRTSAPGIYAAGDCTGVLALASVAAMQGRIAMYHFLGDAVAPLNLKTVSANVFTDPEIATVGYSQADVDGGKIDARVVKLPLLRNPRAKMQGIRDGFVKIFCRPGTGIVVGGVVVAPRASELIHPMSLAVDNNLTVEQIAKAFTVYPSLSGSVAEVARQLHTRKTQEES
- a CDS encoding acetyl/propionyl/methylcrotonyl-CoA carboxylase subunit alpha, with amino-acid sequence MRKVLIANRGEIAVRVARACRDAGIASVAVYADPDRDAVHVRAADEAYALGGDTPAASYLDQAKVLAAAAESGADAVHPGYGFLSENAEFAQAVLDAGLTWIGPPPHAIRDLGDKVAARHIAQRAGAPLVAGTPDPVSGAEEVVAFAEEHGLPIAIKAAFGGGGRGLKVARTMEEVPELYDSAVREAVAAFGRGECFVERYLDKPRHVETQCLADTHGNVVVVSTRDCSLQRRHQKLVEEAPAPFLTPEQNDQLYAASKAILKEAGYVGAGTVEFLVGNDGTISFLEVNTRLQVEHPVTEEVTGIDLVREMFRIADGEKLGYDDPPMRGHSFEFRINGEDPGRNFLPAPGTVTSFVPPAGPGVRLDAGVESGSVIGPAWDSLLAKLIVTGATRTQALQRAARALAEFQVEGMATAIPFHQAVVVDPAFTSEPFTIHTRWIETEFNNTIAPFAPVSPDEDEEPTARETVVVEVGGKRLEVSLPASLGVATAPAGGSKKPKRKAVKKSGSAASGDALASPMQGTIVKVAVGEGDTVAEGDLIVVLEAMKMEQPLNAHRAGTVKGLTAEVGASITSGAVICEIKD
- a CDS encoding alpha/beta hydrolase — encoded protein: MGLTSRSLEYVMIALAVGCAGLTLWLWPRFAGRGVRAWLGRLAALAVTQCAIVAALALAVNTTFQFYGSWDELLGEDEAAPAALSHVQGGAAGPVGTSGGLVRPAPPQGLDTVHGLPSGPPDKAGKVESVRILGRRSQVANPAYVYLPPQYYQRQYARQRFPVIVAISGYPGGSFLLAQHLRLPQTAGGLIRTGAVQPAVIVMVRPTIAPPRDTECVDVPGGPQAETYFAQDLPEALRGHYRIGHDPSAWGVLGYSSGGTCALELTLRHPRVYSAAAALSPDYRVVNDPTTGDLFGPGPEGERGKREHDLLWRLRRLPQPQVSVLVSSSRRGEPNYAATRDFLAAVRPPMSAQSIILDRGSHNFRTWRRELPTALRWMNGQLTFPQDVVHGR
- a CDS encoding TetR/AcrR family transcriptional regulator; its protein translation is MAIETATAQMPPRPMRADARRNYERLLTEARTAFTRHGTDASLEDIARRAGVGIGTLYRHFPNRTALMGAVFQVEICALLERSRELAKEPRPCQALIDWLRAIVDHASTYRGLSRALMACSGDETSALSRGCGLPLREAGSELLARAQQSGAVRSDVVIADLMQLTNAIALAVEQSPDDPELADRLLALAFTGLKAR